The following is a genomic window from Sutcliffiella horikoshii.
TATAAAGAGGTATTTAAACAAAAGGCTCCGGAGGAAAAGCAGCGTTTAATGGCACAGGCAACAAAAGAATTAGAGGAGTCTGGAGTGGCACAGGGGCTAAAAGAAGGAGAGCGAGTACCGGATTTTACCATTCCTGATGCAACAGGCAAGATGGTGTCCATCAAGGACGAGCTAGAGAAAGGACCAGTGATTCTGACATTCTATCGAGGCGGCTGGTGCCCTTACTGCAACCTTGAATTAAAAGCTTACCAACGAGAATTAGATGCTATTAAAAGCGCTGGTTCCACTTTAATCGCCATCAGTCCACAGACGCCTGATGCTTCCATGTCTACAAAGGAAAAGAATGAACTTGAATTCTTGGTTCTTAGTGATGAAGGTAATCAAGTTGCAGAACAATTTAATTTGCTTTTCAAAATGCCAGATTATTTAGTCGAGATATATAAAAGTTCCGGTTTGATCGTTCCGGATCATAATGGCAATGAGGATTGGGAGCTTCCGAAACCTGCTACATTTGTCATTGATCAAACAGGTAAAATCGTATTTGCCGATGTAGACTCGGACTATACAAAACGTGTAAAGCCTAGCAAAGTGATTGATGTTTTAAAGAGTATCTAACAATAAATAATGTAGAACAATGGCCTGGGATTCTATTCTCAGGCCATTTTGCTTTTCTAAGAAAATAATGCTAGCCAAAATTTAACTGCATAACGTGAAACTTTTCAACTGAATCCTCGTATAGATACTAAGGAATGCCCAGTAAAATACAGGAGGTTTGAGATGAAGAATTTTTTCAAGTATTTTTTCTGGACGGTGGTTATCGGATTTATATACTATGCCGGTTCAAGGTATGAGCTGCAATTGCTGAATGAAGCGCAAATGAACTATAATTTTTGGCCGCAAGTGATATTTGCAGCGTTATTCCCGATCTTAATTGGGATACTCCTTCGCTTGCCTAAATTAATAAAAGAGATACAAGAGGAAAAAGCATGGTCAGTGAATTGGATGAAGCTACTCGCAGTCGGACTCTCTACGCTTTATGTTTCTTTGGTTCCTGTACTTTCACTTACAGGTCTATTTAGGTATATGCCGTTTGCGATGGACATCATCCATTTAGATCTTGCAACCTTAGCTGGAGTGGTTTTTGGATACGTGTTGTTGGATAGTTTGAAAGAAGATTAATTAGCTTTTATATTTATGAAGACCTCTCCGGCTGGAAAAACGGATGGGTCAGGTCTTCATAGGGATTGGAGTAATTTATGAAGGTGTTTGCTGAATAAAGTCGAAATAATAGTGTATACGCTTAAAGCAAGCAATGGAGGTATATAACAGTGGTTAAATGGTGGATGAACTCTTCAAAATAATTATTTTGAGGAGGGAAATGGAATGGAAATTAAATTTAGTAGAGATAAAGCGATTAAGTTAGAACAATTAGAGAAGTTATACAACGATGTAGAGTGGTATGCTTACACCAAGGACTTAGATGTCCTTCAACAAGCAATCTATCAGTCTTTAGAAGTTATTTCTGCTTGGAATGGTGACGAATTAGTAGCGTTGATTCGAGTAGTTGGGGATGGATTGACCATTATCTATATCCAAGACATTCTGGTGTTGAATGCTTATCAAAATCA
Proteins encoded in this region:
- a CDS encoding peroxiredoxin-like family protein; the encoded protein is MSTLLEEIKAYKEVFKQKAPEEKQRLMAQATKELEESGVAQGLKEGERVPDFTIPDATGKMVSIKDELEKGPVILTFYRGGWCPYCNLELKAYQRELDAIKSAGSTLIAISPQTPDASMSTKEKNELEFLVLSDEGNQVAEQFNLLFKMPDYLVEIYKSSGLIVPDHNGNEDWELPKPATFVIDQTGKIVFADVDSDYTKRVKPSKVIDVLKSI
- a CDS encoding GNAT family N-acetyltransferase is translated as MEIKFSRDKAIKLEQLEKLYNDVEWYAYTKDLDVLQQAIYQSLEVISAWNGDELVALIRVVGDGLTIIYIQDILVLNAYQNQGIATQLVQQILEKYKHVRQKVLLTEEATNVRRFYEKNGFGSCDKGSLVAFAKFD